One Gemella haemolysans ATCC 10379 DNA segment encodes these proteins:
- a CDS encoding SEC10/PgrA surface exclusion domain-containing protein, with the protein MIKRKQRFSLRKNKIGTASVLLGLTIVGASYTGSQAQAADVPVETTVKQDKTYTVSDAQVLDEKKKVDDKKVEIDNKTKEVDVNKNEVTNSQNEKNELEKKVDSLVKDIDEGKKITPDVIEGVKNDIKKAETDKATKEQEFDQAQKDKTAKLSTKNAADEKVKDAQKAADEADKNVDLKKKAFDPAQKDIAKKKFTEAEKIVNENQNKKNRAQIELDQAKEHDRKLAASKVDANNDLNTEKEIKVTKSGELSDAKRMLQDIALDLEKAKYPFGIKGIKMNASLDSRFVAGLKEFFDSDDFDFRLTKMKELVKIEEEILSKGRSKVSTDLSYKDDEKVDIRNLSEEDNIMFSQYVAMLNNQIREQFGKQAQKVNLNVQRFIREATKITMDEDFNKIEHHHKALNTAAFHAGIDKYNHGNTYNRFESLTYIPVKITDNRYISRRYLFDQLHDSLLGFYYEAHMTGHYGHAKHLLSDDDTMAVGFAITSYPSYAILNLDQLRISIASINKYSHHDREIWKEKFSANSKDTLELIHISTEAEIREKEKNLDTANKALNDAQKALDVATKDVTDAQNKVDELNKIKEKTQDAQNRFNKAAKDLQDVEKEKQKAEENLRNATADQDSKQKALKDALNVQKQKHDELNKAKADANRAQKEYDDALKASKDKHEDLNKIIDKIQSLNKKKKDMEDKVVKLTENEKELVKVKAQLQDIVNKLTNLLQTQTKLNDQLQKLISELKDLEKEYNRLLEIYTNERKQEPPIDPKPFIDIKEEVKEEDVNYKTIEQNNPTLEEGKRIVKVKGKKGRKSIKTITLSENGKVLDVVTQETILEEVVDEVVLVGTKKPGDNPGDNLGGNLGDNPRKNPGDKAPGSSNNQPNLQSPSVNSNGLKTLPNTGESENGMTTVAGLVALAVAARLRKKAKGN; encoded by the coding sequence ATGATAAAAAGAAAGCAAAGATTTTCTTTAAGAAAAAATAAAATCGGAACAGCCTCGGTATTATTAGGTTTAACGATAGTAGGAGCTAGTTACACTGGGTCACAAGCTCAAGCAGCGGATGTCCCTGTGGAAACAACTGTTAAACAAGATAAAACATATACTGTCTCTGATGCACAAGTATTAGATGAAAAGAAAAAAGTAGATGACAAAAAAGTCGAAATCGATAATAAAACTAAAGAAGTAGATGTTAATAAAAATGAAGTTACAAATTCTCAGAATGAAAAAAATGAATTAGAAAAAAAAGTCGATTCTTTAGTAAAAGATATTGATGAAGGTAAAAAAATAACACCAGATGTAATTGAAGGTGTGAAAAATGATATAAAAAAAGCTGAAACAGATAAAGCTACTAAAGAGCAAGAATTTGACCAAGCACAAAAAGATAAAACGGCTAAACTAAGTACTAAAAATGCTGCAGATGAAAAAGTTAAAGATGCTCAAAAAGCAGCAGATGAAGCTGATAAAAATGTGGATCTTAAGAAAAAAGCATTTGATCCTGCTCAAAAAGATATAGCGAAAAAGAAATTTACAGAAGCTGAGAAAATTGTTAATGAAAATCAGAATAAAAAAAACAGAGCACAAATAGAATTAGATCAAGCTAAAGAACATGATAGAAAATTAGCAGCAAGTAAAGTAGACGCTAATAATGATTTAAATACGGAAAAAGAAATAAAAGTGACAAAATCTGGAGAGCTCTCAGATGCAAAACGTATGTTGCAAGATATAGCTTTAGATTTAGAAAAAGCTAAATATCCATTTGGTATAAAAGGAATTAAAATGAATGCAAGCCTAGATTCTAGATTTGTAGCAGGACTTAAAGAATTTTTTGATTCTGATGATTTTGATTTTAGACTTACGAAAATGAAAGAGTTGGTTAAAATTGAAGAAGAAATATTGTCAAAAGGACGTTCTAAAGTATCAACTGATTTATCCTATAAAGATGATGAAAAAGTTGATATTAGGAATTTATCTGAAGAAGATAATATTATGTTTTCACAATATGTAGCGATGTTAAATAATCAAATTCGTGAACAGTTTGGTAAACAGGCACAAAAAGTTAATTTAAATGTTCAAAGATTTATTCGTGAAGCTACTAAAATTACTATGGATGAGGATTTTAATAAAATAGAACACCATCATAAAGCATTGAATACTGCAGCGTTTCATGCTGGTATTGATAAATATAATCATGGCAATACGTATAATAGGTTTGAAAGTCTAACTTATATTCCTGTTAAAATAACAGATAATAGATATATTTCAAGACGATACTTATTTGATCAGTTACATGATAGTTTACTTGGATTTTATTATGAAGCTCATATGACTGGACACTACGGTCATGCTAAGCATTTGTTAAGTGATGATGATACGATGGCAGTTGGATTTGCTATCACGAGTTATCCTTCATATGCTATTTTGAACCTTGATCAACTTAGAATTTCTATTGCAAGTATTAATAAATATTCACATCATGATAGAGAAATTTGGAAAGAAAAATTTAGTGCGAATTCTAAAGATACTTTAGAATTAATTCATATAAGTACTGAAGCTGAAATTCGCGAAAAAGAAAAAAATCTAGATACTGCCAATAAAGCGTTAAATGATGCTCAAAAAGCACTAGATGTAGCAACTAAAGACGTTACTGACGCTCAAAACAAAGTTGATGAATTAAACAAAATTAAAGAAAAAACACAAGATGCTCAAAATAGATTTAATAAAGCTGCAAAAGATTTACAAGATGTAGAAAAAGAAAAGCAAAAAGCTGAAGAAAATTTAAGAAATGCAACAGCAGATCAAGATTCTAAACAAAAAGCATTAAAAGATGCTTTAAATGTTCAAAAACAAAAACATGATGAATTAAACAAAGCTAAAGCTGATGCAAATAGAGCACAAAAAGAATATGATGATGCTCTAAAAGCTTCTAAAGATAAACACGAAGATCTGAACAAAATTATAGATAAAATCCAATCTTTAAATAAAAAGAAAAAAGATATGGAAGATAAAGTAGTTAAACTTACAGAAAATGAAAAAGAACTAGTTAAAGTGAAAGCTCAACTTCAAGATATAGTGAATAAGCTGACAAATCTTTTACAAACTCAAACAAAATTAAATGATCAATTACAAAAATTAATATCTGAATTAAAAGATTTAGAAAAAGAATATAATCGTTTATTAGAAATCTATACAAATGAACGTAAGCAAGAGCCACCTATAGATCCAAAACCTTTTATAGATATTAAAGAAGAAGTAAAAGAAGAAGATGTTAATTATAAAACTATTGAACAAAACAATCCAACATTAGAAGAAGGAAAACGTATCGTTAAAGTAAAAGGTAAAAAAGGTCGTAAATCAATTAAAACAATAACACTATCAGAAAATGGAAAAGTGTTAGATGTAGTAACTCAAGAAACGATACTTGAAGAAGTAGTAGATGAAGTAGTATTAGTAGGAACTAAGAAACCAGGAGACAACCCAGGAGATAACCTTGGTGGCAACCTAGGAGATAACCCAAGAAAAAATCCGGGAGATAAAGCTCCAGGTTCATCAAATAACCAACCTAACTTACAAAGTCCAAGTGTTAATTCAAATGGATTAAAAACTTTACCTAATACAGGTGAAAGTGAAAATGGTATGACAACTGTAGCAGGCTTAGTAGCTTTAGCAGTAGCTGCAAGATTAAGAAAAAAAGCTAAAGGAAACTAA
- a CDS encoding helix-turn-helix domain-containing protein: MDEKNLHGSIFKKLREERGYKLKDVAGDVISTRTLMRFEADETSISIAVFEKLLENCGIGFLDYLVYYFDNAYIENSEFSKKLSGYVQSGSQSKIVNECKKELKKNKIGLSKRIDILSIIHASNWREEDREISDNKRIIREIIESTNKLGWNEIIGLNFLIGYSSREEYSIEYIDRIIVECLQNIPVRNYLSQYVGSAYCNLLIGSLAFLSRNGYYELVEKRCKEAIEVFDEQFFLIEKTNFYVEVLRILATVYLRQNKKEGIDLANKVLKYKNIVAEITGDAYHKRLRDAAYKNFYEVNKTGLDIEF, encoded by the coding sequence ATGGATGAAAAGAATTTGCATGGAAGTATTTTTAAAAAACTTAGAGAGGAGAGAGGGTATAAGTTAAAAGATGTCGCAGGCGATGTAATCTCTACGAGAACATTAATGCGCTTTGAAGCTGATGAAACTAGTATTTCAATTGCAGTTTTTGAGAAATTATTGGAAAATTGTGGTATAGGGTTTCTGGATTATTTAGTATATTATTTTGACAATGCCTATATAGAAAATTCTGAATTTTCGAAAAAACTTAGTGGATATGTGCAATCTGGTTCTCAATCAAAGATAGTAAATGAATGTAAAAAGGAACTAAAGAAAAATAAAATTGGACTATCAAAAAGAATAGATATTTTATCGATTATACATGCATCAAATTGGAGAGAAGAGGATAGAGAAATATCTGATAATAAGAGAATAATTAGGGAGATAATTGAGTCAACTAATAAATTAGGTTGGAATGAAATAATCGGACTTAACTTTTTAATAGGATACTCCTCACGAGAAGAGTATTCTATTGAATATATCGATAGAATTATTGTAGAGTGTTTACAAAATATTCCTGTCAGGAATTATCTGAGTCAATATGTTGGTAGTGCATATTGTAATTTATTAATTGGATCGTTAGCATTTTTATCAAGAAATGGTTATTATGAATTAGTTGAAAAAAGATGTAAGGAGGCAATTGAAGTTTTTGATGAACAATTCTTTTTAATAGAAAAAACGAATTTTTATGTAGAAGTACTGAGAATTTTAGCTACAGTATATTTACGCCAAAATAAAAAAGAAGGTATTGATCTTGCTAATAAGGTTTTAAAATATAAAAATATTGTTGCGGAAATTACTGGTGATGCTTATCATAAAAGGTTAAGAGACGCCGCTTATAAAAATTTTTATGAAGTAAATAAAACAGGTTTAGACATAGAATTTTAA
- a CDS encoding adenylosuccinate synthase produces the protein MSIIVVVGSQWGDEGKGKITDFLAERADVIARYQGGNNAGHTIKFDGKTYKLQLIPSGIFNEEKLSIIGNGLVVDPKWICGEIDRLKESGVTCNGLRISNRAHVVLPYHLKLDEVEEARRGENKIGTTKKGIGPCYVDKYKRCGIRIADLLDADLFKKKLEQNLKEKNELFEKIYETEGFTVEEIFNEYFEYGKQLAQYVTDTSKVLEDAQNENKNILFEGAQGVMLDIDHGTYPYVTSSNPSAGGITVGNGFVPTNGLKVLGISKAYTSRVGDGPFPTELFDEIGSRIREIGHEYGTVTKRPRRIGWFDTVVMRHSARVSGMTNLSVNCLDVLSGLKEIKICTAYDYKGEILTEYPANENIIKDCKPIYETLPGFDEDITGVKSLDELPDNARKYLEKIEELVGVKISVFSTGPDRTQTHLLEDLWN, from the coding sequence ATGTCAATAATCGTAGTAGTAGGTTCACAATGGGGAGATGAAGGTAAAGGTAAAATTACCGACTTTTTAGCAGAACGTGCTGATGTAATTGCTCGTTATCAAGGGGGTAACAACGCAGGACATACTATTAAGTTTGATGGAAAAACTTACAAACTTCAATTAATCCCATCTGGAATTTTTAATGAAGAGAAACTTTCAATTATCGGTAATGGTCTTGTAGTAGATCCTAAATGGATTTGTGGTGAGATCGATAGACTAAAGGAAAGTGGAGTTACTTGTAATGGATTAAGAATCTCTAACAGAGCACATGTAGTATTACCATACCACTTAAAACTTGATGAGGTTGAAGAAGCTCGTCGTGGTGAAAACAAAATTGGTACAACTAAAAAAGGTATCGGACCATGTTATGTAGATAAATACAAACGTTGCGGTATCCGTATCGCTGATTTATTAGATGCTGATCTATTCAAGAAAAAATTAGAACAAAATCTGAAAGAAAAAAATGAATTATTCGAAAAAATTTATGAAACTGAAGGATTCACAGTAGAAGAAATCTTCAATGAGTATTTCGAATATGGAAAACAATTAGCTCAATATGTTACAGACACTTCTAAAGTATTAGAAGATGCACAAAATGAAAATAAAAACATCTTATTCGAAGGTGCACAAGGGGTAATGTTAGATATCGACCACGGTACATATCCATATGTTACATCATCTAACCCATCTGCTGGAGGAATCACTGTAGGTAACGGATTTGTTCCAACAAACGGACTTAAAGTATTAGGTATTTCAAAAGCTTATACATCACGTGTAGGAGATGGTCCATTCCCAACAGAATTATTCGATGAAATTGGTTCTAGAATTCGTGAAATTGGACACGAATACGGAACTGTAACAAAACGTCCACGTCGTATTGGATGGTTTGATACCGTAGTAATGCGTCACTCAGCTCGTGTATCTGGAATGACTAATTTGTCAGTTAACTGTCTAGATGTACTTTCAGGTCTTAAAGAAATTAAAATCTGTACAGCATACGATTATAAAGGTGAAATCTTAACTGAATATCCAGCTAATGAAAACATCATTAAAGATTGTAAGCCAATCTATGAAACATTACCAGGATTCGATGAAGACATTACAGGTGTAAAATCACTCGATGAGCTTCCTGATAACGCAAGAAAATATTTAGAAAAAATCGAAGAATTAGTAGGTGTTAAAATCTCTGTATTCTCTACAGGACCAGACAGAACACAAACTCACTTACTAGAAGATTTATGGAATTAA
- a CDS encoding formate--tetrahydrofolate ligase has protein sequence MKSDFQISNECEKKHIAEVAGKLGIKEEDLILYGNHKAKIQTKNIKKDINDDAKLVLVTSINPTSSGEGKSTVTIGLSDGLNRIGKKSCVALREPSLGPVLGRKGGAAGGGYAQVVPMEDINLHFTGDMHAITTAHNAIAVLVNNHVFQGNELEIDKIVFNRVMDMNARDLRHIKVNAGTDLERLDGFDITVASEVMAILCLSEGIADLKEKLSNILVAYNKKGEPVYLKDLKIEGVITSLLKDAIKPNIVQTLENNPAIIHGGPFANIAHGCNSILATKTALKFADYVITEAGFGADLGAEKFLNIKCRKAGLKPKAAVVVATVKALKLHGDIEEKDLKEENLEALAKGVQNLEKHIENLRKFNLPIVVALNVFVTDTEKELAFLENWAKEQGVEFSRTEVWEKGGLGGVDLAEKVVKAVEGNDKELQLLYKDEASITEKIETVCREIYGADGVNFSDEAKAEIERIESLGFKHLPVCMAKTPASLTDNAKIKGRPTGFNITINDVKLRSGAGFVVAYANKVLTMPGLPKVPSALNIDIDEETETIVGIF, from the coding sequence ATGAAGTCAGACTTTCAAATTTCAAACGAATGTGAAAAGAAACATATTGCTGAAGTAGCAGGTAAATTAGGGATAAAAGAAGAAGATTTAATATTATACGGAAATCACAAAGCAAAAATCCAAACAAAAAATATTAAAAAAGACATTAATGACGATGCAAAACTAGTATTAGTTACATCTATTAATCCAACATCAAGTGGAGAAGGGAAAAGTACTGTAACTATCGGTTTATCTGATGGATTAAATAGAATCGGGAAAAAATCTTGTGTAGCACTACGTGAACCATCTTTAGGTCCTGTATTAGGAAGAAAAGGTGGAGCAGCTGGTGGAGGATATGCTCAAGTAGTACCGATGGAAGATATAAACCTTCACTTTACTGGAGATATGCACGCTATTACTACAGCTCACAATGCAATCGCAGTATTAGTAAATAACCACGTATTCCAAGGAAACGAATTAGAAATAGATAAAATCGTTTTTAACCGTGTTATGGATATGAACGCTCGTGATTTACGTCATATTAAAGTAAATGCAGGAACAGACCTAGAACGCCTTGATGGTTTTGATATTACTGTAGCTAGTGAAGTAATGGCTATTCTATGTCTGTCAGAAGGAATTGCTGATCTTAAAGAAAAATTAAGCAATATCCTTGTAGCTTATAATAAAAAAGGTGAACCAGTTTACCTAAAAGATTTGAAAATTGAAGGTGTAATAACTTCATTATTAAAAGATGCAATTAAACCGAATATTGTTCAAACATTAGAGAACAACCCAGCGATTATTCACGGTGGACCATTCGCAAATATTGCGCACGGATGTAATTCAATCTTAGCTACAAAAACAGCTTTAAAATTTGCTGATTACGTAATTACAGAAGCAGGATTTGGAGCTGACCTAGGAGCTGAGAAATTCTTAAACATTAAATGTCGTAAGGCGGGTCTTAAACCAAAGGCAGCTGTAGTAGTAGCAACAGTTAAAGCATTAAAACTACACGGTGACATTGAAGAAAAAGATCTAAAAGAAGAAAACTTAGAAGCATTAGCTAAAGGTGTTCAAAACTTAGAAAAACACATCGAAAACTTACGTAAATTCAATTTACCGATAGTGGTAGCTCTAAATGTCTTTGTTACTGATACAGAAAAAGAATTAGCATTCCTAGAAAACTGGGCTAAAGAACAAGGCGTAGAATTCTCTCGTACAGAAGTATGGGAAAAAGGTGGACTTGGTGGAGTAGACCTAGCAGAAAAAGTAGTAAAAGCTGTTGAAGGAAATGACAAAGAACTACAATTATTATACAAAGATGAAGCTTCAATTACTGAAAAAATCGAAACAGTATGTCGTGAGATTTATGGAGCTGATGGAGTTAACTTCTCTGATGAAGCTAAAGCTGAAATCGAAAGAATCGAAAGTCTTGGATTCAAGCATTTACCAGTATGTATGGCAAAAACACCAGCTTCATTAACAGATAATGCGAAGATCAAAGGTCGTCCTACAGGATTTAATATTACTATCAACGATGTTAAACTACGTAGTGGTGCTGGATTCGTAGTAGCTTATGCGAACAAGGTGTTAACAATGCCAGGACTTCCAAAAGTACCAAGTGCTTTAAATATAGATATTGATGAAGAAACAGAAACAATAGTTGGAATCTTCTAA
- the purB gene encoding adenylosuccinate lyase produces MIERYSREEMRNIFSDENRFKAYLEVELYATEAWSTLGVVPKEDVEKLFANAKFDLPGILELEKETKHDIVAFTRNVSSYLGDEKKWVHYGLTSTDVVDTAYGYLYKQANDILYRDLLNFQEVLKEKALQYKFTPCIGRTHGVHADISSFGLKFALYYDEFNRHIKRFNEVRKIIEVGKISGAVGTFSNTPPEVQDYVCAKLGIESSNISTQTLQRDRHADYYATLALIASSIEKIGVEIRHLQRTEVREAEEFFSKNQKGSSAMPHKRNPISSENMAGCARIMRGYMFAAYENIPLWHERDISHSSAERILSNDATTLLDYMLNRFTNVVKNLTVFTDNMIKNIYATNGVIFAQRTMSNLIEKYSFSREEAYDLVQPLAMKSWFEGIPFRQLLEENETIKNTVSKEVLDSCFDLNVHLVNIDKIYKRIPGLED; encoded by the coding sequence ATGATTGAAAGATATAGTAGAGAAGAAATGCGTAATATCTTTAGCGATGAGAATCGTTTTAAAGCATATTTAGAAGTAGAACTTTATGCGACAGAAGCTTGGAGTACATTAGGAGTTGTACCAAAAGAAGATGTTGAAAAATTATTCGCTAATGCAAAATTTGACCTACCAGGAATTTTAGAATTAGAAAAAGAAACAAAACATGATATAGTAGCTTTCACTCGTAATGTTTCTAGTTATCTAGGTGATGAGAAAAAATGGGTGCACTATGGATTAACATCTACTGATGTTGTTGATACTGCTTATGGATATTTATATAAACAAGCTAACGATATCCTTTACAGAGATTTATTAAATTTCCAAGAAGTATTAAAAGAAAAAGCATTACAATATAAATTCACACCTTGTATCGGACGTACTCACGGAGTGCACGCTGATATTAGTAGCTTTGGATTAAAATTCGCTCTTTATTATGATGAGTTCAATCGTCATATCAAACGTTTTAACGAAGTAAGAAAAATTATTGAAGTAGGTAAAATCTCTGGAGCTGTAGGTACATTCTCAAATACACCACCAGAAGTTCAAGACTATGTTTGTGCAAAATTAGGAATTGAATCAAGTAATATTTCTACACAAACTTTACAACGTGATAGACACGCAGATTACTATGCAACTTTAGCATTAATCGCAAGTTCAATCGAAAAAATCGGAGTAGAGATTCGTCACTTACAACGTACAGAAGTAAGAGAAGCAGAAGAATTCTTCTCGAAAAATCAAAAAGGTTCAAGTGCAATGCCTCACAAACGTAATCCAATCTCAAGTGAAAACATGGCAGGATGCGCTAGAATCATGCGTGGATATATGTTTGCAGCTTACGAGAATATTCCATTATGGCATGAACGTGACATTTCTCACTCAAGTGCAGAAAGAATCTTAAGTAATGATGCAACAACATTATTAGACTACATGTTAAATAGATTTACTAATGTTGTGAAAAATCTAACAGTATTTACAGACAACATGATTAAAAATATTTATGCTACTAATGGTGTAATTTTCGCTCAAAGAACTATGAGTAACCTTATTGAAAAATACTCATTCTCTCGTGAAGAAGCGTACGATTTAGTACAACCATTAGCGATGAAATCATGGTTCGAAGGTATTCCATTTAGACAACTTCTAGAAGAAAATGAAACTATTAAAAATACAGTCTCTAAAGAAGTACTAGATAGTTGTTTCGATTTAAATGTACACCTTGTAAATATTGACAAAATATACAAACGTATTCCAGGATTGGAAGATTAA
- the purD gene encoding phosphoribosylamine--glycine ligase gives MAKVLVVGSGGREHAIAYKFHKEGHEVHMAGVNPAVEKFGVCVALTEDQIPGYAKTNGIDLVFVGPEVPLVNGLVDELQKEGVRAFGPSELAAQLEGSKVFSKMMMRKYNIPTAKYESFNDYEQAKEYLSKQKAPIVLKADGLAAGKGVIIANTLEEAQAELKEMMCNAKFNKAGSSVVIEEFLQGEEFSLMCFVSDRKIYPMEIAQDHKRAFDNDEGLNTGGMGAYLPLKKITQEDIDEGVRNVVQPMVDAMSDEGMPFYGILYAGLMKCHDGVKTIEFNVRFGDPESEILLLSLESSLYEIANNIIDGKEVELKWSKDAFIGVVMAAKGYPEHSEKGAVIQGLDKVSTPVFHMGTKRVGDDIVINGGRVLLVCAQGKSLQEAYEKVYNEIVKIECEELFYRKDIGHLSL, from the coding sequence ATGGCTAAAGTATTAGTAGTAGGAAGCGGCGGTAGAGAGCACGCTATCGCTTATAAATTCCATAAAGAAGGTCACGAAGTACATATGGCAGGTGTTAATCCTGCAGTCGAAAAATTTGGAGTATGTGTAGCATTAACAGAAGACCAAATACCAGGCTACGCAAAAACAAATGGTATCGATCTTGTTTTCGTTGGACCGGAAGTGCCATTAGTTAATGGTCTAGTAGATGAATTACAAAAAGAAGGTGTCCGTGCTTTTGGACCATCTGAGCTTGCAGCACAACTAGAAGGAAGTAAAGTATTCTCAAAAATGATGATGAGAAAATATAATATTCCAACTGCAAAATATGAAAGTTTCAATGATTATGAACAAGCTAAAGAGTACTTAAGCAAGCAAAAAGCTCCTATCGTTCTTAAAGCAGATGGCTTAGCTGCAGGTAAAGGAGTAATAATAGCAAACACTCTAGAAGAAGCACAAGCTGAACTTAAGGAAATGATGTGCAATGCTAAATTCAATAAAGCTGGTTCTAGTGTTGTTATTGAAGAATTTCTTCAAGGGGAAGAATTCTCACTTATGTGCTTTGTCTCTGATAGAAAAATTTATCCAATGGAGATTGCACAAGACCACAAACGTGCATTCGATAACGATGAAGGGTTAAACACAGGTGGTATGGGAGCGTATCTTCCACTTAAGAAAATCACTCAAGAAGATATTGACGAAGGTGTTAGAAATGTAGTTCAACCTATGGTCGATGCAATGAGTGATGAAGGAATGCCATTTTACGGTATATTATATGCCGGTCTTATGAAATGTCATGACGGTGTGAAAACTATTGAATTTAACGTTCGTTTTGGAGATCCAGAGAGTGAGATATTACTATTATCATTAGAAAGTAGTTTATATGAAATAGCTAATAATATTATCGACGGTAAAGAAGTAGAGTTAAAATGGAGTAAAGATGCCTTTATTGGTGTCGTAATGGCAGCGAAAGGGTACCCTGAACACAGTGAAAAAGGTGCTGTAATACAAGGCTTAGATAAAGTATCTACACCAGTATTCCATATGGGAACTAAGCGTGTAGGTGATGATATAGTAATAAATGGTGGTCGTGTATTATTAGTCTGTGCACAAGGAAAGAGCTTGCAAGAAGCATATGAAAAAGTGTATAATGAGATAGTAAAAATAGAATGTGAAGAACTATTTTACAGAAAAGACATCGGTCATTTGTCATTATAG
- the purH gene encoding bifunctional phosphoribosylaminoimidazolecarboxamide formyltransferase/IMP cyclohydrolase, with translation MTKRALISVSDKTNIVEFAKGLEKHGFEVISTGGTYTHLKNNGVSCISIEDVTHFPEILEGRVKTLHPKIHGGLLSKRGNELHNKHVAENNIEYIDLVCVNLYPFEATVKKEGVSEEEIIENIDIGGPSMLRSAAKNFNDVTVVTDINDYEKVLEELEQGGITYETRRALAIKVFNTTASYDTAIANYFNKKDNLIPEKLTLSYKLQDSLRYGENPHQKAYHYVQDNNESYALQNAVQLHGKEMSYNNIQDASAALDILSEFDETTCVAVKHMNPCGVATGNSVFEAYSRAYEADPVSIFGGIVAVNGKVDKETAEKMHNIFLEIILATDYDEEALEILTKKKNLRIYKLSEKNNNHEQQIKSVRGGILVQDFNDKLADEYESVTEKKVDESQQRDIEFGLKVVKHVKSNAIVVVKGGQTLGIGAGQMNRVGSCKIALEQAGEKAKGAVLASDAFFPMRDSADIAADYGISAIVQPGGSIRDQESIDACNEKGVAMVFSKIRHFKH, from the coding sequence ATGACAAAAAGAGCGTTAATAAGTGTAAGTGATAAAACAAATATTGTAGAATTTGCAAAAGGTTTAGAAAAACATGGTTTTGAAGTTATTAGTACAGGTGGAACTTATACTCATTTAAAAAATAATGGAGTAAGTTGTATTAGTATCGAAGATGTTACGCATTTTCCAGAAATTTTAGAGGGGCGCGTAAAAACACTTCATCCTAAAATTCATGGAGGACTACTTTCAAAACGTGGTAATGAACTTCATAATAAACACGTAGCTGAAAATAACATTGAGTATATTGACTTAGTTTGTGTAAACTTATATCCATTTGAAGCTACTGTGAAAAAAGAAGGAGTTAGTGAAGAGGAAATTATCGAAAATATTGATATTGGTGGTCCTAGTATGCTAAGAAGTGCAGCTAAAAACTTCAACGACGTAACGGTAGTTACTGATATCAATGACTATGAAAAAGTTCTAGAAGAACTTGAACAAGGTGGTATAACGTATGAAACACGTCGCGCTTTAGCTATAAAAGTATTTAATACTACAGCTAGTTATGATACTGCTATTGCGAATTATTTTAATAAAAAAGATAATCTTATACCTGAAAAATTAACATTATCTTATAAACTTCAAGATAGTCTTCGTTATGGGGAGAATCCTCATCAAAAAGCTTATCACTACGTACAAGATAATAATGAAAGTTATGCTTTGCAAAATGCTGTGCAACTTCATGGTAAGGAAATGTCATACAATAATATTCAAGATGCTTCTGCAGCTTTAGATATTCTTTCAGAGTTTGATGAGACTACATGTGTTGCTGTTAAACATATGAATCCATGTGGTGTAGCGACAGGAAATTCTGTATTTGAGGCATATAGTAGAGCTTACGAAGCGGATCCTGTATCAATTTTCGGAGGAATCGTTGCAGTAAATGGCAAAGTAGATAAAGAAACTGCTGAAAAAATGCATAATATTTTCTTAGAAATTATACTAGCTACAGATTATGATGAAGAAGCGTTAGAGATATTAACTAAGAAAAAAAATCTACGTATTTATAAACTGTCAGAAAAAAATAATAATCATGAACAACAAATTAAAAGTGTTCGCGGTGGAATCTTAGTACAAGATTTTAACGATAAACTAGCAGATGAATATGAAAGTGTAACTGAAAAGAAAGTAGATGAAAGTCAACAAAGAGATATTGAGTTTGGCTTAAAAGTAGTAAAACACGTTAAATCAAACGCAATAGTTGTAGTAAAAGGTGGGCAAACTTTAGGAATCGGTGCTGGTCAGATGAATAGAGTAGGTTCATGTAAAATAGCTTTAGAACAAGCAGGGGAAAAAGCAAAAGGTGCGGTGCTAGCTTCTGATGCATTCTTCCCAATGAGAGATAGTGCTGATATTGCAGCAGATTATGGTATTTCTGCGATAGTGCAACCAGGTGGTTCTATACGAGATCAAGAAAGTATAGATGCATGTAATGAGAAAGGTGTGGCGATGGTCTTCAGTAAAATACGCCACTTTAAACACTAA